Genomic segment of Apium graveolens cultivar Ventura chromosome 7, ASM990537v1, whole genome shotgun sequence:
CTTTTGTTTCTTGATTATATTTAAGTTATCTGATAAGCGTAAAGATATTATTGTTTGAGCTTCGGCTCTAAGAACGAGTTCACAACCTAATGTAAGTGGTCTAAGTTGAACCAAGCCTAACATGGATGCAACAAGGCCAATTTGTTTCTATGGAGAAAATAATTTCAATTGTTATGGTAATACAAAAAAAGATCCTTATATCGCCGCTCATGAAGGTtaataacaaaatctgcatcaTTAAGTATAATAACCAAATTTTTTGCTTGAAAATATTACATATGTGAAGAGAGCGTGTTGAAAACGTATTCACACACATGACGCACTAAGTCTTCAAACTCTTCAATCcactacataattctcataaaATTATCAACTTGGCAAAACAATTATCTAAAACAACTGACTTTATAACAAATATAAATAAAATGCAACGTAAATAACGTGCTTCTTGACCATTTGTACCTGTTATGCACAACAATATTCCACCAAGAGACATCCATCCTCCCCTTTTTGTCTTTTTCAAGAACTTGAGCATGTAGTAAGGAGAAAGTGCCTTGTAGATATGCCGGTTCCAGCGGAATATATTGTACAAGCCAAGACCACTAAGGCATAGTAGCCAGACCAAGATAATTGGTGCAAAAAAGAAACCTACACGATGTGTGCCATAGTGTTGTAGTGCAAAAAGGCAGACCAGTATAAAACAGGTAATTGGAATAACCGCATCTGCAAATAGGAAACAAACTGTCAAATACATATGGAAGAAATAAGAGAGAGGTCATAATCCATCTTATCAAAAGTAAATATATCTGTTAGGATTTTTAACAATGAATTGTTTCTTACAAACTTTACATAGTACTGAAATATACAGATTAAACTgcataatttaataatttatccATGGCACCACAACCATTTAATAACACTTGATATTGAGAACTTGTCATTTATGTTAATATTCGAGAACATTTCAAGTCATAATGAGCAGACAGTAAAAACACTTAATTTTAAGAACTCATCATTTATGTAAAATACGAGAACATTCCCAAGGAAGGTTTCTACTTTCTCTCAATTATGTGGCAATAGTTAGAAGGCAATAGCAGAAACAAAAAAAgccaaaaaataattttttttctagCCAACAGTAGTATTGAGGACTCATAACCCGACTCTCAAGTAGCATTGGTGGATAGCCGATGCATAACTTATCTACCTACTGCTTATCCAATCAAAATGATGTTGCGAAATTAGTGGTGCTAGCAACGTTTTCAGAAGCTAAGCAGATGAAGAACCTGCTAACTAGAGCCACTGACAAATATATGCCACCAGAGTAATTGTGTCTTTGTACATTCTTAAAGCTAATCAATCTATCATGTACAATCAATTAAGATAGCATGTTTGGTACTGAAAATGCACGGGGTTAAGTGCTTTTGTGAAATCGCGTACCATTTCCTTGGGCGTACAGTGTTCACAATAGATTCGGATTGGCGAAAACTTTAGTTTCTATATGTAAACCTCTAATCCAGAGGCAAGACACAAATTACACTCCAGTTTGGTTGGCTTATTTCACTACCAAACAAGGGAGAGCTCTCAAAtcacaaaaaagaaaaagaaaaaaaaaggttTCTAACCACTGAAAGCATGTGACATCTGTGTAACTGGAGCTGCGCCAAAATGTGGCCTAGTGGATACCCCTCTTCTTTTGTTACTAAGAGGTCTAGGGTTTAAGCCTCAATGAAGGCATGCATGTGTGCTTATTTTCAACTTTCTGATCAACAATAAGAAGAAAAGAAAACCTTCTGTTTTAGAATTTTACATAGTTTGCTGGTAGTCCTGGAGAATGGAGTACTTACATTCCTATTCAACAAGTTCACTGCAAACTGAAAAGGAATTACCATTTCACGCCACAATTTGATTAAAACAATATGATCTTCAGTCTTCACATCCCGGGCCAAAAAGATTAATGTTCATAACTTGATCAATTTGGGTAACTTGAATTACGGGCTATTTGAGAGGCAGTGTGCCCAAATACATATCACCAACCAATCTACTTAGGATGGTAAGAAAAGAGTACAGTAGATTATAACACATTACTTATTAGAGCGTGGTAATGGGTTTGGAACACATTGATTCGATGCAAATGTACAGTTTAAAGATTTTTTGGTTATAACATAATTTGAGACAGCTAGGCCATAAGATCAGAATGAGCAGCTTGAGGAACAAATGAAACACAATCAAGATTAGTATGTAACTTAATTCAGAAAAACTTACATTGGTGGTGTTCCATTGACAACTCAAGCCCAGAAACTGCAGAGAAAACTGAAGGCGAAATTGGTCGCATGTCAGCAAATGACAGAAAAGATAATGAGGCGCGGTTAAGGAAAACAAAGAACTTGCCTGATATGGTTGGAGTGAGAAGTCCATCCCCAATTACCATACAAGTACCAAGTAGAACCAAGATAAGCAAAGCAGTATGCAAGGACTTGTGGCTCTCAAGAAACACTCTTATTCTCAAGCTACTTTTCCTCTCGGTAGGTTGCTCCATAACATAGGTTGATAATGCTTCATCAGCAAGTTGGCGGTTTGGAAGAAGGCCAACGTTGGCGTGTCGGCAGATTAAGGAATATAGTGCAAAAGTGCCACCTGGAGTAAGTGGATGTTATGCAAAAACACGGAAACTTATTGTTTGATGAGAATGCATATGGTACTAGTAGTACTAGTGTGTGCTTACCCTCTCCATTGTCATCGGCTCTTAGAACAACAAAGACATACTTGAATAGGGGAACTAGCGTTAGAGTCCAAAAAACAAAGGAAAGAACACCAAAAATCTCTTCATTAGTGTCGGAGTGATGAATATCATCGGCAAAGGTGCTCTTGTAAACATAAAGAGGGGAAATGCTGAGATCCCCATAAACTACACCAAGACTTTGATAGGCTAATAGCAGGGTGGTCTTCCAAGAATCCTTCTGAATATATCACATTAATAGAAGTTTAAATAACAGTTGATGAGTTTATATATGTTGAGTTGATAGATAGCAAATTCCATCCTCAAAACTAAACTACATAACATAAATGTGTGTGAGAACAGCCCCGGCATATGTAATACAGATATATATGCTAAACTATCAGGTATGAAGCATACATATTATTTAGTGAAATATATAAAGGAGTTAGAAGAATAATGAACAGGAAAACAAACCCTTGATGACCTCCAAGATTTGGCATTTTCAAGATCCATAGTCCTTCCCACATATCAGATGAGTTTTGAGATATTTCAATCTTATTGCAGAACAAGATAAACTAAATAGACCCACCAAGTTTCAGTAGCATTTGCCTACCTTAGCTAGTTGGTAAGAAAAACAAACAGACACAAAATAAAAAACAGAGCGAGCATATTTACAGTCCAGACTCCAGAGGTTGAAATTTACTGTAATGTAAATACATAATaatttaaatgattgaataacGGTTAGAATCAAAAggtcttttcttttttttttttatgTATAAATTTAATTGTTAAGTAGTACAAGATTTTATAACACTAAATCTCGCTTTTTTGAAATATGTGTGAAAAAGCTTGTTTTTTTATTATCTAACTGTTTTCTCGGTTTGATTCAtcattttaatatatattattagaAGTTGTTATATGTCTCATTTAATGTAATACTTTTACATTTGTTAATTTGAAGTCCTCTCATATATCATATGTCAGTAATAATTAAAAACTAGCTTTATAAAACTAGTTTTTACGAGTTTGAAATTTAAGATTCGGTTGAATTCGAGTTTGTACTCGGACCCTATCATTTTTAATCGAGTTTGAACTTGATAGTTTTCGACTCGATTCGGATTGATTATACCCTTAGTTGTTACATGAATATAAAGTTAGTATCTCGATGTGAGTTAATTATCCGTGTttcaataattaataaattattattatatagtaagatattatcaacaagttaatatgataatatattatcaacaagaaattatttatttaatgtatggattaaaaaaaaattctaatcTCATTGTTGCACATGAGTATAAAGTTATTATATTGTAATCAGCTAATTATCCAagtcttaaaataattttattctatataaatattaaattatatagGTTTAATCAACCAAAATAAAGTAAGAAGTATGTAACTCAATAtttgattttatcaaaatataatcAAAGGAGCTCCTACCTCAAGTAGTTGAAGTTATGTGTTTGTTGTAAGTGTAAAGTTAACATATCGAAATGAGTTATTAAATCAATTCTCAAATTATTatgttttatataaatattaaaataaatataaaatttaatatgAGGCGAGACACCTCGTGTAAATGTGTAAATAAATAAGTTCTAACTCAATACTTAATGTTataaaaatttaatcaaatgTGTCTCTAACTTAAGTGGTTGATGTGTTTAATTTACAAATAGGGGGCATAGGTTTAATTCTCATCAACAACtgttttttatatttattaaaatacaTGGGCAAAAGAGTAATTTCGAATAAAATGTTTCcccaaaaataaataaataaattttaactcaatacttaatgttataaaattttaaataaatgtGTATCTAGTTCAAGTGATTGATGTGTTTAATTTGCAAATAGGTAGCATAAGTTTGATTCTCATTAACAACtgtttttgatatttattaaaataCATGGGTAAATTTCGAATAAAATATTTTCACAAAAACTTGATATTGCGATATTATAAAGATAATAGAGCCACAGACCACATAACAAGCTAATAAAAACAATTATGGCAGGTTTGAAACCTCAACTTGGAGAGTTAATATAAAACAATTTATTTGCATCCAAGTGCAGTGCAAAATTTTATACGAATCAGTGAAAACTCAAACACCCAGTCATGATGTTAAATTTTCCAAAAATGACATGTAAACAAAATGGTACAGTAATACAGCAATACGTAAGCAGCAGCGGGCAGCCTAATCCTGACGACAAAAGGGGAGGGAATAATACACCCCGTTTTCTAGTACGGTGAGAGTATATTCGATAGATTAATTGGCAAGTCAGAGATTAATCGGACGATTAATCggaaaaatataaatattatttttaatttttgtaattatataatgatcaatatgtcaaatatttgtttgaCAAAGGAAATTAGAATGATATTGAACAATGTCTACACATTTGACATTCGTTATGTAATAATTATTAAGTTTACgatattaactatattttaattcacacttcTAAATTAATTACAATatatcatattttttttattttaaatgagaaaataaatatattagattacttgttatttcttaccaatactttatattagaaattTGCACGATATTGggtgaaattataaaattaatgaattaaaatcataaaaataaaaaaagaaaaaaataattattttctgcCTAGGACCGATTTTTTATCATCTAATTCCaattttgacccgattttttaaaaaacatCTAAATCACCATATAAATCCGAGTCGAGTCATTTTATCACCGCCTTGACCCATTTTCAGAATACTGAAAATACATGCTCATGCTTATTATGTCTGTCCCCCTGGCCTATTTTCCATTTTAATTTTTAGAAGTTGGGCAGGCAGAAGCACATGCTTTTGATTTATGGAGAACATGACATAGTCCCCCATTCTATTTCCTCTCCTCCGACATGGACCCCCCAACATTTTTGATAATTCGATACATCTCCAATTTCATGGAGCTTTGCTTCACGTCTCTAACAATATTCTACCTCAAACAAACGGAACCACGATattctcttcttttttttttcactAGAGTAAACCCGAGTCATCATTTACGGCATCCAAATCATCAAAAACAAAAATGCGAGGTACAAACCTTACAGGCACTATGGGGAAAAAACTACTTAGGCCTGATTGATACTTCCTTTAGAATTTTTATAAATGAAATTTAGATAAACTTTAGGATGTACATACAAGAAACAAGAACTAGCAAAAATGACGCCCTCAACATCCTTTATTCACTATATATCTTCACAGAACAGCTACACTCCCTCCAACAGCTCCTCAAAGATGCTGTTTGTACTTTGTATCAAGTTGAAGGGCACTTTTTCTTATAAACTGCACCCGCATATTTCCAGTCCATGACTATCCATATATTCTTCAGGTAATCTGGTTTAACATTTTTGTACTGCAGTGTTTAACAAGAAATATATATCAATCACTGATGTAGCAGGGAAAAAAGGGTCAAAACTGAAAATCcaattaaaaatatttactgaTCACTCAAGCTAACATGCAAAGAAGTATTGACAAGTTTCAAGAGACCAATactttaaagaagtttgattcaATTCTAAGCACTACACTCTAGATAGATCAAAATCTGTACAAGTCAGCAATCAACTGAAAACTCCTGCATACCAGCACTCCTATTTGTATCACATTCATAATAGATATATATGGATTTAAGTTTAGATATTGGGTGATAAAAAATGTACAGAACTATAAAGCCAAACTCAAGAGTACTTCGGAACTCAAAGGGGTCACTTTAATAATTTTGAAGATCGTTTACTGATACTATTATGTGAGAAGAGCACAACAAGACCTGACTTCAGGCTTACAACAAGTGCCATAAAAACTAGTCATCCAATAAATAAACCATATACACTACATTGGATCCACACGAGAAAGATATCAGCACTGCTTGATCTCTTCAATATAAGTATATCATACTACGTTAAACCATTTACCAAGTAGGAGCAGCAGCAAGTCAAACAACAAAAAGGGCAACTGCACAACACCTCTTACAGAAGACAATAAAATTAGACCAGAAAAATAAAATGTTGCTATAAATTCCCTTTGTATTAATTACCTACATGATATCATATTCATTCATATATAAAGGAATTTGCAGATTAACCATGGCGGACACATCAATGAGAATAAAACACCTCAATGCCCTTTATAGGCAGCTTCATAGAGACATAGACTCGTATAAAAATTGCAGAAAAATCAAGAGCTTCTGAAGATCTAATACCTACAAGTAATATGCATGTTCCCATACATCAATACCAAGCAGCGGGGTCAAATTAGCTCCAATGCTAACCAGCGGGTCCTGTATTACAATATCACAAGTTCAATTCTAAAACTTAACCAACCAAAAGTAACATCATATGCAACATTTTAAAAAACTGTCACTTTTCAGTATAGTATAGGGTGTGACTCGTTGAACCGAGTCGTGTCCCTAGACTATTAGGATCCATGAGACCTTATATGTCTTGTAACCACTGTTCTAAAACTCGGAACTCGGTTCGGCTCGGCAAAGGGATGGAGTACGGAGTACTCGGAAAGAGTACTCGGTTGAAAAATCGGagtaaaaaatatatattaaattttaataatattatttattaagtttttaacttttcataaaaattatataattaaatttttatgCAGTTTACCAATTTTAGAGCTATCTCAATGCACCCAAATATACTAATACAGTAGATTTGCAGAGCTAGCATAAAAAACCAACAAGTGATAGCCTAATAGAATTATGTCACAAGGAGTTGTTTTGGCAGCAGCCTAATAGCAAATCAGATAAATAATCCTGCTATGGTGATAAGCTTAATAAACACGATTCCAATGTTTAACCTCCAAAAAAAGCAAAACAAAATACTGCTTCCAGTCCAAAAACTTCTGCAAAATAGTTATATGTACATTCATCTGAAATTTTACCATCTCTCTTGATCAAATTCatcaaatatgatatcatcatcCACTTCAACTTCGGACTCGAAATCATCTTCGTCAAGCTCTCTAACAGCTCTTCTAGGAACGACAAAGGGTAATCCAATAAATTCGCCTTCGTTGTAATCCACACCAGTGGTAGAATCTGGTGGAACTTCTTCATCATTGTCACCGCCTTCAACAATCCAACCTTGTGCCATAATTGCGTCATTAGCCAGCAATACATCACGATTACAATTATCCTTCTTCTTATTCTTTTTATTTAATAGCTTTGCATTAAATTGCACATAAATAAGATTGTGCAGCCTCTCCACATCTAATCTATTTCTCTTCTTGGTATGAATCTACAAAATATATACTATAGTTagtaaataaataaacaagttaCAGAGGGAACATATGAAGAAAACATCCAAGTAAATTACCCCCTCAAAAGTGCTCCAAT
This window contains:
- the LOC141671954 gene encoding uncharacterized protein LOC141671954 isoform X1, with the protein product MALKIVSLTSSSSGCERNWSTFEGIHTKKRNRLDVERLHNLIYVQFNAKLLNKKNKKKDNCNRDVLLANDAIMAQGWIVEGGDNDEEVPPDSTTGVDYNEGEFIGLPFVVPRRAVRELDEDDFESEVEVDDDIIFDEFDQERWTRWLALELI
- the LOC141671954 gene encoding uncharacterized protein LOC141671954 isoform X4, with translation MAQGWIVEGGDNDEEVPPDSTTGVDYNEGEFIGLPFVVPRRAVRELDEDDFESEVEVDDDIIFDEFDQERWTRWLALELI
- the LOC141671954 gene encoding uncharacterized protein LOC141671954 isoform X3; translation: MPFACYLILKCMCVFLFFFATTVAWFGQRTEKACGTNHCKSGWIVEGGDNDEEVPPDSTTGVDYNEGEFIGLPFVVPRRAVRELDEDDFESEVEVDDDIIFDEFDQERWTRWLALELI
- the LOC141671954 gene encoding uncharacterized protein LOC141671954 isoform X2, translated to MALKIVSLTSSSSGCERNWSTFEGIHTKKRNRLDVERLHNLIYVQFNAKLLNKKNKKKDNCNRDVLLANDAIMAQGWIVEGGDNDEEVPPDSTTGVDYNEGEFIGLPFVVPRRAVRELDEDDFESEVEVDDDIIFDEFDQERW